Proteins found in one Arachis stenosperma cultivar V10309 chromosome 8, arast.V10309.gnm1.PFL2, whole genome shotgun sequence genomic segment:
- the LOC130944476 gene encoding putative pentatricopeptide repeat-containing protein At3g15200, which yields MPYMFWQLRRWELKILFYPSTATLLRTPTTCFLHSLSDPPHWKPPSPPRPIVYLQNLLKFRRDKPAIEVERALDLCGFQLSDKLVFEVLKRHHSDWRPALVFFNWACKASPEQNGYVPSSVVFNEIVDILGKMKRFEELYQVLDEMSHRQGVMNELVFSTLIRRYVGAHKVEEAVGIFYRRKEFGLEIDSEAFRTLLMWLCRYKHVEDAETLFRSKVNELPPDIKSWNVILHGWCILGNTHEAKRLWKDILASKCKPDLFTYATFIKAMTKKGKLGTALRLFHGMWDKGCKPDVVIYNCIVDALCFKKRVPEALEVFKCMSERGVEPNVATYNSLIKHMSKIRRMEKVYELVSDMERRKGSCLPNAVTYSYLLGSLKEPKEIPVILERMERNGCSMNDDVYNLVLRLYMEWDDQDGVRRTWEEMERNGWGLDRRSYTILIHGHLENGRTKDALRYFREMVSKGMEPEPRTEKLLSSVNIQSKERTEKQKG from the exons ATGCCGTACATGTTCTGGCAACTCCGCCGGTGGGAACTCAAAATCCTATTCTACCCAAGCACAGCCACTCTCCTCCGAACTCCAACCACATGCTTCCTGCATTCCCTTTCGGACCCACCCCACTGGAAACCACCATCACCACCACGGCCGATCGTTTATCTTCAGAATCTCCTCAAGTTCCGGAGGGACAAGCCCGCCATCGAAGTGGAGCGAGCACTCGACCTATGTGGGTTCCAGCTTAGCGACAAACTCGTCTTCGAAGTGCTTAAACGGCATCATTCTGATTGGAGGCCCGCCCTTGTGTTCTTTAATTGGGCTTGTAAAGCGAGTCCCGAGCAAAATGGGTATGTGCCAAGTTCCGTTGTTTTCAATGAGATTGTGGATATTCTCGGGAAGATGAAGCGGTTTGAGGAGCTCTACCAGGTGCTCGATGAAATGTCCCATAGACAGGGTGTCATGAACGAGTTGGTTTTTTCCACATTGATTCGTAG GTATGTGGGTGCACATAAGGTGGAGGAAGCTGTTGGAATATTCTATAGGAGGAAAGAGTTTGGATTGGAGATTGATTCTGAAGCATTTAGGACCCTCTTGATGTGGTTGTGCAGGTACAAGCATGTAGAAGATGCAGAAACTTTGTTTCGCAGCAAGGTGAATGAGCTTCCACCTGATATAAAGTCCTGGAACGTGATCCTCCATGGTTGGTGCATCTTAGGGAACACACATGAGGCGAAGAGGTTGTGGAAAGACATATTGGCATCTAAGTGCAAGCCGGATCTTTTCACTTATGCAACATTTATCAAGGCAATGACCAAGAAGGGGAAGCTCGGCACTGCACTGAGGTTGTTCCATGGCATGTGGGATAAAGGTTGCAAGCCCGATGTTGTGATATACAACTGCATCGTTGATGCTCTTTGTTTCAAAAAGAGGGTTCCCGAGGCATTGGAAGTTTTCAAGTGCATGAGCGAAAGGGGCGTTGAACCTAATGTGGCTACTTACAACTCCTTGATCAAACACATGTCTAAGATTCGGCGAATGGAGAAGGTATATGAGCTAGTGAGTGATATGGAAAGGAGGAAGGGGAGTTGTTTGCCTAATGCTGTTACTTATAGCTACTTGCTGGGTTCCTTGAAGGAGCCGAAGGAAATTCCTGTGATTTTGGAGAGGATGGAGAGAAATGGGTGTAGCATGAATGATGATGTTTACAACTTGGTTTTGAGGTTGTACATGGAATGGGATGACCAGGATGGGGTGAGAAGAACATGGGAAGAGATGGAAAGGAATGGATGGGGACTAGATAGGCGATCTTATACAATCCTGATTCATGGGCACCTCGAAAATGGGAGGACGAAGGATGCCTTGCGCTATTTTAGGGAGATGGTGTCTAAGGGAATGGAGCCTGAGCCCAGAACTGAGAAACTGTTGAGTTCCGTGAACATTCAGTCAAAAGAAagaacagaaaaacaaaaaggatGA